In Brachypodium distachyon strain Bd21 chromosome 2, Brachypodium_distachyon_v3.0, whole genome shotgun sequence, one genomic interval encodes:
- the LOC100834594 gene encoding uncharacterized protein LOC100834594, with protein MGGGDASPVVESFLHHHDPYDADYSSSDNCSLDNSSRAALFTLTGGGTMSSNELSSRSNDVPVGVGVDLDLFGHCTANTSCLDRRNIVDGRGAEGAGLQVWAHYLGPVWSEVQSSSTSHGMPHGIDSTSPKGTPSSDRSSSTCPLIRHRRRFIAKGIRPRGLHQQSSSTSHRNFVHTDGHLSRPLTAQLQDASATTAYPR; from the exons ATGGGTGGTGGTGATGCCAGTCCAGTGGTTGAAAGTTTTTTGCACCATCATGATCCATATGATGCCGACTACTCCTCCTCCGACAATTGCAGTCTTGATAATAGCTCCAGGGCTGCCTTATTCACTTTG ACTGGTGGGGGGACCATGAGTTCTAATGAACTGAGTTCCCGTTCCAATGATGTCCCTGTGGGGGTGGGGGTTGATCTTGATTTGTTTGGGCATTGCACGGCCAACACCAGCTGTCTTGATAGAAGGAATATTGTAG ATGGCCGTGGCGCGGAAGGGGCAGGGTTGCAGGTGTGGGCTCATTACTTGGG GCCGGTGTGGAGCGAGGTGCAATCTTCATCGACTTCTCACGGCATGCCGCACGGCATCGACTCAACGTCGCCAAAAGGGACGCCTTCAAGCGACAGATCATCGTCGACATGCCCGCTGATACGCCATCGCCGACGCTTCATCGCCAAAGGTATTCGTCCACGTGGTCTCCATCAACAATCTTCATCAACTAGCCACCGCAACTTCGTCCACACGGATGGACATCTCTCGCGTCCTCTGACAGCTCAACTGCAAGACGCATCAGCAACGACGGCATACCCACGTTAG